The Bifidobacterium animalis subsp. animalis ATCC 25527 genomic interval AAGGAGACGAATTTCTTCGCGAACCAGCGGTCATGGGTCACCGCCATCACAGTGCCTTGGAAATCCTGTATCAGTCGTTCCAATGCCTCCGCTGATTCCACATCCAGATTGTCGGTCGGCTCGTCCAGAAGCAGCAGGTTGCATTGCTGCAGCTCGAGCAGCAGCAGTTGGAAGCGCGCTCGCTGTCCCCCTGAGATCGATCCGTATCGGTGCGAGGCGACCTGGATCAGCCGATACCGGTCCAGAAGGGGCATGGCCTGTTCTATCGTGAGTGCCGAGCCATGCTCACCGCGGTGCATAAGGATCTCGAGCAGAGTCCCGTCGCCCAATCCGGGGATGTCGTCGAATTGGCTGAACCATCCGGGTTTGACACCGGCACCGAGACGCAGGCCGCCGGTGAGGGGCCATCCTCCGAAATCCGCGGCGGCCTCATGCGTATGGCGGTACGCGATGTATTTGAGGAAGTGTGATTTCCCTGTTCCGTTCGCGCCGAGGACCGCAACACGGTCCCGGTACCGGAGTTCGAGGTCGAAGGGTCTGATCAACCCGGAGAAGCCGAATTGGTCGCATCGCAATACAACGTTTCCCGACCGGCCGCCGTCGAAACGCAACACGGGGTGTTCTCCACGTACCTGTGCCGTGCGGGGGCGGTTTTCAGGAATCTGTCTAGACGTGTTTGGGCGGCGTGATATCGCGATGCC includes:
- a CDS encoding ATP-binding cassette domain-containing protein, giving the protein MRCDQFGFSGLIRPFDLELRYRDRVAVLGANGTGKSHFLKYIAYRHTHEAAADFGGWPLTGGLRLGAGVKPGWFSQFDDIPGLGDGTLLEILMHRGEHGSALTIEQAMPLLDRYRLIQVASHRYGSISGGQRARFQLLLLELQQCNLLLLDEPTDNLDVESAEALERLIQDFQGTVMAVTHDRWFAKKFVSFLVFLDDHTVRQTESFDWDDNHLTLRKT